The Arachis ipaensis cultivar K30076 chromosome B07, Araip1.1, whole genome shotgun sequence genome includes a window with the following:
- the LOC107608278 gene encoding LOB domain-containing protein 12-like, whose amino-acid sequence MGGNSPCASCKLLRRRCTKDCAFAPYFPADEPHKFAIVHKVFGASNVSKMLQELPVEQRADAVSSLVYEANARVRDPVYGCVGAISYLQNQVSELQMQLAVAQAEILCIQMQQQVEEDPPVMMMMMPPPQLSNENELSHHHYFTTFGSSSTNNVIHDSFKRQSVFGHDMVS is encoded by the exons ATGGGTGGGAATTCACCGTGTGCCTCATGCAAGCTTCTGAGACGCAGGTGCACCAAAGATTGTGCATTTGCTCCTTATTTCCCTGCTGATGAACCCCACAAGTTTGCCATAGTCCACAAAGTTTTTGGCGCTAGCAACGTTAGCAAAATGTTGCAG GAACTTCCGGTGGAGCAAAGAGCAGATGCAGTGAGCAGCCTAGTGTACGAGGCGAATGCGAGGGTCCGGGATCCGGTGTACGGGTGTGTCGGAGCCATATCATACCTTCAAAACCAAGTCTCAGAGCTTCAAATGCAGCTAGCAGTTGCTCAAGCAGAGATACTCTGCATCCAGATGCAGCAGCAAGTAGAAGAAGATCCaccagtgatgatgatgatgatgccacCACCTCAACTCTCAAATGAAAATGAACTCTCTCATCATCACTACTTTACTACTTTTGGATCTTCTTCTACCAACAATGTAATTCATGATTCCTTCAAGAGACAAAGTGTTTTTGGACATGACATGGTTTCTTGA